A single genomic interval of Primulina huaijiensis isolate GDHJ02 chromosome 7, ASM1229523v2, whole genome shotgun sequence harbors:
- the LOC140980461 gene encoding uncharacterized protein isoform X1, producing the protein MFWKLTALSASSPVESVLDKENFTLEDLLDEEEIIQECKALNSRLINFLRDRAQVEQMLRYIVEEPAEDAVSRRTFKFPFIACEIFTCEIDVILKTLVEEDELMDLLFSFLEPSRPHSALLAGYFSKVVVCLMLRKTIPLMNYVKAHQEVFVQLVDLIGITSIMEVLVRLVGADDQLYPSSLDVMQWLTSSNLLEMIVDKLNILSSPEVHANAAETLCAITRNAPSPMFTKLSSPSFVERIFAHALEDSQSKSSLVHSLSVCISLLDPKRSISSPVMYSFRSQHTYESTINVKPDTVGAMLPKLGELLILLNVSSDEKMLPTTYGELRPPLGKHRLKIVEFIAVLLKTGNLVAEKELVNSGTIERVLNLFLEYPYNNALHHHVESIVYSCLDSTDVAIRDHLLLECHLVEKILQTEKSPMLSGDLGQPTVPTSGRQAPKAGYFGHLTRISNKLVQLGSNDTRIQMHLQENSEWNEWLSTGLQERNMMENVYRWACGRPTALHDRNRESDEEDVHDRDYDVAALANNLSQAFRYTMYDNDDAEGHGSLDRDDEDVYFDDESAEVVISSLRLGNEQGSSLFTNSNWFAFQDDDRNGDVSMRASTSSYMMDDNNLNGTSNGSSSSDDEVVVGEDDELESKISAHGSSSPNAKVFQGFNAISNKGSESFSEPKNNITPGDPAFFPFENPDSDDPFGEDRSIPEWVAWGETSDFQVSGSTVNPFDDPTDVNNNLADSAKASSPPVPPSSSDDTISNGTTSTSTDARDSSSKSDSSNKGATVPSLFEEDVEFVGVELEGTETAMEQALKEGIVGEAGPMKRNTVSKKTEKEDTDNDGAVMKEFSDSNYWKVEHEVTVLE; encoded by the exons GTTGAGTCAGTGCTGGACAAGGAAAATTTTACATTGGAAGACCTTTTGGACGAAGAAGAGATAATTCAAGAATGCAAAGCATTAAACAGCCGCCTAATAAATTT TTTGAGAGATCGGGCTCAGGTTGAACAGATGCTGCGATATATTGTAGAGGAGCCCGCGGAGGATGCAGTCAGCAGGCGGACTTTCAA GTTTCCTTTCATTGCCTGTGAAATTTTTACATGTGAAATTGATGTCATCTTGAAGACATTGGTGGAGGAAGATGAG CTCATGGATTTGCTCTTTTCTTTCCTGGAACCAAGCCGTCCTCATAGTGCATTGTTGGCTGGATATTTCAGCAAG GTTGTAGTGTGCCTCATGCTGCGGAAAACTATTCCCCTCATGAATTACGTCAAG GCTCACCAAGAAGTGTTTGTGCAGCTGGTCGATTTGATTGGTATCACGTCCATCATGGAG GTTTTGGTACGACTTGTAGGTGCAGACGATCAACTTTATCCCAGTTCTTTGGATGTGATGCAGTGGCTGACGAGTAGCAATTTATTAGAAATGATTGTGGATAAACTTAATATTTTG AGTTCTCCTGAAGTGCATGCTAACGCAGCAGAAACTTTATGTGCTATAACCAGAAATGCACCATCACCTATGTTCACTAAACTATCCAGTCCAAG TTTTGTTGAGAGGATCTTTGCCCATGCACTTGAAgactcacaatcaaaatcttcccTCGTTCACTCACTGTCTGTCTGTATTTCATTGTTGGATCCGAAGAGATCGATTTCTTCACCAGTGATGTATTCTTTCAGAAGTCAACACACGTATGAATCAACGATAAATGTTAAACCCGATACTGTTGGTGCAATGCTTCCAAAACTTG GGGAGTTGCTTATTCTTTTGAATGTCTCATCGGATGAAAAGATGCTACCAACAACATATGGTGAACTGAGACCCCCTCTTGGAAAACATCGTCTAAAG ATCGTCGAATTCATTGCGGTGCTTCTTAAAACTGGCAACTTGGTGGCAGAGAAAGAATTGGTTAACTCAGGAACTATTGAGAGAGTCCTGAATCTCTTTCTTGA ATATCCATACAACAATGCTTTGCATCACCACGTGGAGAGCATAGTATATTCTTGCTTGGACAGCACAGATGTTGCCATTCGTGATCATCTTCTCCTGGAGTGTCATTTGGTTGAAAAAATTCTTCAAACAGAGAAAAGTCCCATGCTCTCTGGTGATCTTGGTCAG CCAACTGTGCCAACATCTGGGAGGCAGGCTCCTAAGGCTGGATACTTTGGACACCTAACAAGAATATCAAATAAATTAGTTCAGTTGGGAAGCAATGATACTCGAATTCAAATGCATCTTCAG GAAAATAGTGAGTGGAACGAGTGGCTCTCCACTGGCTTACAGGAGCGCAATATGATGGAGAACGTTTATCGATGGGCTTGCGG GCGACCCACTGCATTGCACGACAGGAACAGAGAGAGTGATGAAGAAGACGTTCATGATAGGGATTATGATGTTGCAGCTCTGGCAAATAATTTGAGCCAAGCATTTAGATACACCATGTATGATAATGATGATGCTGAG GGTCATGGATCTCTTGATCGTGATGATGAG gATGTCTACTTTGATGATGAATCTGCTGAAGTCGTGATTTCATCCCTAAGGTTGGGTAATGAGCAAGGGAG CAGTTTGTTCACAAATTCCAACTGGTTTGCATTCCAAGATGATGATAGAAATGGAGACGTGAGTATGAGAGCATCAACGTCATCTTACATGATGgatgataataacctgaatggAACATCAAACGGTAGCAGCAGTAGTGATGATGAGGTAGTAGTTGGGGAGGATGATGAGTTGGAGAGCAAAATTTCTGCCCATGGCTCATCTAGTCCCAATGCAAAAGTCTTCCAAGGATTTAATGCCATCAGTAACAAGGGAAGCGAGTCATTTTCCGAACCCAAGAACAACATTACCCCTGGTGACCCGGCTTTCTTTCCCTTCGAGAATCCAGACAGTGACGACCCATTTGGAGAAGACAGATCTATACCCGAATGGGTGGCATGGGGTGAAACATCCGATTTTCAAGTTAGTGGCTCTACTGTGAATCCATTTGATGATCCGACTGATGTTAACAACAATCTTGCAGATTCAGCAAAGGCGAGCTCTCCCCCTGTACCTCCATCTTCTAGTGACGACACCATATCAAACGGGACAACATCTACTTCTACAGATGCCAGAGATAGCTCATCTAAATCTGATTCAAGTAACAAAGGTGCTACTGTACCCTCGTTATTTGAAGAAGATGTTGAATTTGTGGGAGTGGAATTAGAGGGCACAGAGACGGCAATGGAACAAGCTCTGAAGGAAGGGATTGTAGGAGAAGCTGGGCCAATGAAAAGAAACACTGTTTCGAAGAAAACAGAAAAGGAGGATACAGACAATGATGGTGCAGTGATGAAGGAATTCAGCGATTCTAACTATTGGAAAGTTGAGCATGAGGTCACGGTTTTGGAGTAA
- the LOC140980461 gene encoding uncharacterized protein isoform X2, translating to MFWKLTALSASSPVESVLDKENFTLEDLLDEEEIIQECKALNSRLINFLRDRAQVEQMLRYIVEEPAEDAVSRRTFKFPFIACEIFTCEIDVILKTLVEEDELMDLLFSFLEPSRPHSALLAGYFSKVVVCLMLRKTIPLMNYVKAHQEVFVQLVDLIGITSIMEVLVRLVGADDQLYPSSLDVMQWLTSSNLLEMIVDKLNILSSPEVHANAAETLCAITRNAPSPMFTKLSSPSFVERIFAHALEDSQSKSSLVHSLSVCISLLDPKRSISSPVMYSFRSQHTYESTINVKPDTVGAMLPKLGELLILLNVSSDEKMLPTTYGELRPPLGKHRLKIVEFIAVLLKTGNLVAEKELVNSGTIERVLNLFLEYPYNNALHHHVESIVYSCLDSTDVAIRDHLLLECHLVEKILQTEKSPMLSGDLGQPTVPTSGRQAPKAGYFGHLTRISNKLVQLGSNDTRIQMHLQENSEWNEWLSTGLQERNMMENVYRWACGRPTALHDRNRESDEEDVHDRDYDVAALANNLSQAFRYTMYDNDDAEGHGSLDRDDEDVYFDDESAEVVISSLRLGNEQGSLFTNSNWFAFQDDDRNGDVSMRASTSSYMMDDNNLNGTSNGSSSSDDEVVVGEDDELESKISAHGSSSPNAKVFQGFNAISNKGSESFSEPKNNITPGDPAFFPFENPDSDDPFGEDRSIPEWVAWGETSDFQVSGSTVNPFDDPTDVNNNLADSAKASSPPVPPSSSDDTISNGTTSTSTDARDSSSKSDSSNKGATVPSLFEEDVEFVGVELEGTETAMEQALKEGIVGEAGPMKRNTVSKKTEKEDTDNDGAVMKEFSDSNYWKVEHEVTVLE from the exons GTTGAGTCAGTGCTGGACAAGGAAAATTTTACATTGGAAGACCTTTTGGACGAAGAAGAGATAATTCAAGAATGCAAAGCATTAAACAGCCGCCTAATAAATTT TTTGAGAGATCGGGCTCAGGTTGAACAGATGCTGCGATATATTGTAGAGGAGCCCGCGGAGGATGCAGTCAGCAGGCGGACTTTCAA GTTTCCTTTCATTGCCTGTGAAATTTTTACATGTGAAATTGATGTCATCTTGAAGACATTGGTGGAGGAAGATGAG CTCATGGATTTGCTCTTTTCTTTCCTGGAACCAAGCCGTCCTCATAGTGCATTGTTGGCTGGATATTTCAGCAAG GTTGTAGTGTGCCTCATGCTGCGGAAAACTATTCCCCTCATGAATTACGTCAAG GCTCACCAAGAAGTGTTTGTGCAGCTGGTCGATTTGATTGGTATCACGTCCATCATGGAG GTTTTGGTACGACTTGTAGGTGCAGACGATCAACTTTATCCCAGTTCTTTGGATGTGATGCAGTGGCTGACGAGTAGCAATTTATTAGAAATGATTGTGGATAAACTTAATATTTTG AGTTCTCCTGAAGTGCATGCTAACGCAGCAGAAACTTTATGTGCTATAACCAGAAATGCACCATCACCTATGTTCACTAAACTATCCAGTCCAAG TTTTGTTGAGAGGATCTTTGCCCATGCACTTGAAgactcacaatcaaaatcttcccTCGTTCACTCACTGTCTGTCTGTATTTCATTGTTGGATCCGAAGAGATCGATTTCTTCACCAGTGATGTATTCTTTCAGAAGTCAACACACGTATGAATCAACGATAAATGTTAAACCCGATACTGTTGGTGCAATGCTTCCAAAACTTG GGGAGTTGCTTATTCTTTTGAATGTCTCATCGGATGAAAAGATGCTACCAACAACATATGGTGAACTGAGACCCCCTCTTGGAAAACATCGTCTAAAG ATCGTCGAATTCATTGCGGTGCTTCTTAAAACTGGCAACTTGGTGGCAGAGAAAGAATTGGTTAACTCAGGAACTATTGAGAGAGTCCTGAATCTCTTTCTTGA ATATCCATACAACAATGCTTTGCATCACCACGTGGAGAGCATAGTATATTCTTGCTTGGACAGCACAGATGTTGCCATTCGTGATCATCTTCTCCTGGAGTGTCATTTGGTTGAAAAAATTCTTCAAACAGAGAAAAGTCCCATGCTCTCTGGTGATCTTGGTCAG CCAACTGTGCCAACATCTGGGAGGCAGGCTCCTAAGGCTGGATACTTTGGACACCTAACAAGAATATCAAATAAATTAGTTCAGTTGGGAAGCAATGATACTCGAATTCAAATGCATCTTCAG GAAAATAGTGAGTGGAACGAGTGGCTCTCCACTGGCTTACAGGAGCGCAATATGATGGAGAACGTTTATCGATGGGCTTGCGG GCGACCCACTGCATTGCACGACAGGAACAGAGAGAGTGATGAAGAAGACGTTCATGATAGGGATTATGATGTTGCAGCTCTGGCAAATAATTTGAGCCAAGCATTTAGATACACCATGTATGATAATGATGATGCTGAG GGTCATGGATCTCTTGATCGTGATGATGAG gATGTCTACTTTGATGATGAATCTGCTGAAGTCGTGATTTCATCCCTAAGGTTGGGTAATGAGCAAGGGAG TTTGTTCACAAATTCCAACTGGTTTGCATTCCAAGATGATGATAGAAATGGAGACGTGAGTATGAGAGCATCAACGTCATCTTACATGATGgatgataataacctgaatggAACATCAAACGGTAGCAGCAGTAGTGATGATGAGGTAGTAGTTGGGGAGGATGATGAGTTGGAGAGCAAAATTTCTGCCCATGGCTCATCTAGTCCCAATGCAAAAGTCTTCCAAGGATTTAATGCCATCAGTAACAAGGGAAGCGAGTCATTTTCCGAACCCAAGAACAACATTACCCCTGGTGACCCGGCTTTCTTTCCCTTCGAGAATCCAGACAGTGACGACCCATTTGGAGAAGACAGATCTATACCCGAATGGGTGGCATGGGGTGAAACATCCGATTTTCAAGTTAGTGGCTCTACTGTGAATCCATTTGATGATCCGACTGATGTTAACAACAATCTTGCAGATTCAGCAAAGGCGAGCTCTCCCCCTGTACCTCCATCTTCTAGTGACGACACCATATCAAACGGGACAACATCTACTTCTACAGATGCCAGAGATAGCTCATCTAAATCTGATTCAAGTAACAAAGGTGCTACTGTACCCTCGTTATTTGAAGAAGATGTTGAATTTGTGGGAGTGGAATTAGAGGGCACAGAGACGGCAATGGAACAAGCTCTGAAGGAAGGGATTGTAGGAGAAGCTGGGCCAATGAAAAGAAACACTGTTTCGAAGAAAACAGAAAAGGAGGATACAGACAATGATGGTGCAGTGATGAAGGAATTCAGCGATTCTAACTATTGGAAAGTTGAGCATGAGGTCACGGTTTTGGAGTAA